Part of the Aquimarina sp. TRL1 genome, AAAAAGTTGTTTCTATCTTACAAAAAACATGGAATAAAATGTCTGAAAAAGGACATGAAGCTGCTCTTAAACTCAGTTTCTCTGAGAAAGGACTACACCTAATAAAAATAGCTTTAAGTTAATTACTTAAAGCTATTTCTTTATATGTTATTCCCTCTGAAGGTCTTATCAGAAATCAATTAATTCAATACTTGATTTTTATAGTACGCAATAATACCATCAATAGGTCGTCGTACAATATTTCCCAATGTTATTCCATGAGGAGTCAATACTGATTTAATAATATCTTCACTAAAGTGCGCAATAGAACCTATAAAGTGTACAGGTACTTCTTTTACTTTATCAAAACACAAGACATGAGATTGTACAAAATCTTCAATACCTTCTTTTACGATTGTATAAAAATAATCATTGCGCTCACTGGTAAAGATAAACTCTGCAAATGAGGCCAAATACGCATTTGGATTTGCTTCTTTATACAGGTTGTTCTTAACCGTATTAGTCGATAGATCAAAACGGTTCTCAAAAGCAGTTGCGACCGCTTTAGGCATTCGGTTGTAATAATAATCGCGAATTAAACGCTTCCCGAAATAATTCCCACTTGCTTCATCCATTATGATATACCCAAGGGATTCCATAGGCAGATGGATATCTTTTCCATCGTAATAGCAACTATTAGAACCTGTCCCCAGAATACATACAATTCCAGGATCTGTCGTAGCGGCATATACTGCTGCCACAATATCCTCTTTGATATCTACCGTTGCAACTGTAAAAAAATCCCGAAATACTTCATTAAGCAACGCTATTGCAGTTTCTGTTCCACATCCAGCTCCATAAAAATGAACATTTTTTACGGTATCCTTATGAGCCATTAGTTCTTTATTATTCCTAATTCTTGCCTCCAATACCGTCTTATCAAAAACAGCGGGATTTAACCCTTCCGTTCGAGTCTTAAATACAATTTCTCCCTCATCATCCAGAAGAATCCAATCACACTTTGTAGAACCACCATCAGCCAATAAGATCATTTACAATATTTTTTAATGTTATAAAAAAATAAACTCCGAAGCTACACACCTCGGAGTAATATAACAAATTATTAATTACATATTTCCAACATGTACAGATAAATCAACCAATTTTGATGAATATCCGTATTCATTATCATACCATGCTACCAACTTGAAAAAGTTATCATTAAGTGCTATTCCTGCTTTAGCATCAAATGTAGATGTATGAGATTCTCCAACAAAATCCTGAGATACTACATCTTCTTCAGTATACGCCAGCACTCCTTTTAATTCATTTTCAGAAGCTTTTTTGATTGCCGACTTTAATTCTTCATAAGATACAGACTTCTCTGTTTTTACTGTCAGGTCAACTACAGATACATCTCCCGTAGGAACTCTGAATGCCATTCCTGTCAGTTTACCGTTTAATTTAGGAATTACCTTCCCAACAGCCTTTGCAGCTCCTGTAGAAGAAGGGATAATATTATTCAAGACAGAACGACCTCCTCTAAAATCCTTCTTGGAAGGAGCATCTACTACCGCCTGTGTTGCTGTAGCAGCATGTACCGTCGTCATTAATCCTTCTTCAATTCCAAAATTATCATCGATTACTTTGGCTAAGGGTGCCAAACAGTTTGTTGTACAAGATGCATTAGATACAATCGTATCTTCTGGTTTTACATCTTGATGGTTTACTCCCATCACAAACATTGGCGCATCTGCAGAAGGAGCAGAAATCACCACCTTCTTAGCTCCAGCTTTTAAGTGTGCGTTTGCTTTATCCAAAGTTGTAAAAATTCCAGTACAATCCATAACCACGTCCACTCCTGCTTCATCCCACTTAATATCTTCTGGGTTTCGCTCTGCAGTAACACGTATGGGTTTTCCATTTACCAAAAAATCTCCATTTTTTACAGTAACGGTTCCGTCAAATCGTCCATGAATAGAATCGTATTGTAACAAATATGCTAAATGCTCTACATTCAACAAGTCATTAATTGCCACAATCTCTACATCTTCTCGTTTTGAAGCAATTCTAAAAGCAATTCTTCCTATTCTTCCAAAACCGTTAATACCAATTTTCAACTTACTCATACTTTACGTTTTTTAAGTGGTTTTTTTTATTATAGTGGTTAATTTTATATCGAAGTAATATCAGCTACCTTAATTAATTTATCGTGCTTATACTTCTTTTTCTCTAATGCTGTTCGCAGGGGTACCTCTGTAATATTTTTATGAACAACTCCAATCATCACTTCGGTTTTTCCTGCTAGCAGTGCTTCTACAGCTCCAACACCTAATTTACTAGCCAGCACCCTGTCATAACAACTTGGAGCTCCTCCTCGCTGAATATGACCTAGTACGGAAACTCGTACTTCATATCCCTTTAAGTGTTCTTCTACATATTCTCCTAATTCGAAAATATTTTTTCCGGATTTATCTCCTTCTGCAACGACAATTATACTAGAGGTCTTTCCTGATTTTTTACTTCTTTTTAGCGATTCAATCAGTCTGTCAACTCCCATATCTTCTTCGGGAATCAGAATTTCTTCTGCTCCTGCTCCTATTCCTGCATTCAGGGCAATATCTCCTGCATCTCTCCCCATTACTTCAATAAGGAATAAACGATTATGAGAACTTGCTGTATCTCTGATCTTATCAATGGCGTCTACTACTGTATTCAGTGCCGTATCATATCCAATGGTATAATCCGTTCCATTAATATCATTATCTATGGTTCCTGGTATTCCTACCACCGGGAAACCATATTCCTCCGAGAGTTTCAAGGCTCCGGTAAAACTTCCATCTCCGCCAATAACGACTAAGCCATCTATACCGTATTTCACTAAATTATCATACGCTTTTTTTCGCCCTTCCGGAGTTCTAAACTCCTGAGATCTGGCGGATTTTAAAAACGTACCTCCTTTATTAATAATATTACGTACAGATCGGGCATTTAACTCACGTATATCACCTTCTATCAATCCTTCATACCCTTTATGAATACCAAAACATTGAAGATTGTAATACGTACAAGATCTTACTACGGATCGTATGGCTGCATTCATTCCTGGAGCATCACCTCCTGAGGTCAAAACTCCAATATTTTTAACTTTTCTCGTCATTGAAACCAAAACTATTGCTATTGATTATAATAACCTAATCTGAAAAAAAACTCAAACGTTTTCGGTTGATAAATTCAACAACAATTACGCATTTGCCTTTTTTTTAACTATTTAACTGACTATTTTTCAATAAAAAAACAGGATTCACTTCTCAAACTATTAATTTCCTGTTTTTTCATTGCAAAAAACACAACAACCCTCATAAAACCAGTGTTTTTAGTTTTTTGCACATATCGTAATCCTACTATATCCCGTCTTTTTTTTCCTAAGAAATCAACCGGTTATCATTGTAAAAAAGGAAGGTTTTATCAACCGTTTTTTTCAAAACAGACGCTTTAAATTCTCGAAACTAAACTACAGAAAAAAGAGACGATATTCAGAAAACCGGAAAAGATCAGTAATATTAATTTCCAAAATCATTTTATGGCATTTTTTTTACGTGTTATCATAAGGTTTTACTAACTCCTGTAGTATTTTTTTGCCGTAAAAAAAGCAAGGATTCAACGTTGTTTTTTAAAAATCACGAAGAAGTTGGGTAACAAATCCCTTCCTTTCGTATCTTTTCCTAAAAAGGAGTGAGGATTGTATTAATCAACAAGAACCGTATTAAAATTAAAAAAAATACTTTTCTTTGTAAGAATGAATACCCACACCAAATCAACTTAATAAAAACATTTAATGCCTAAATTTCCGTTTTACAAACAAGCTGAATCAAAAGATTGCGGTCCTACTTGTATCAAAATTATTGCAAAACATTACGGGAAAACAATCAACACGCAAAGTTTACGGGACTTAAGTGAAACCACCCGAGAAGGAAGTTCATTATTAGGTTTAAGTGAAGCTGTAGAAAGTATTGGTTTCAGATCTTTGGGGGTAAAAATTGCATTACATCAATTACAGGAAGTCCCACTCCCCTGCATCCTCCATTGGAATAAAGTGCATTATGTCGTTTTATATAAGATTAAGGTCAACCGAAAAGGGGAACGCTCTTTTTATATTTCGGATCCCGCCCACGGACTGATTACCTATTCTCAGGACGAATTCATTCAATTCTGGATCGGAAAAAATGCAACAGAAGAAACCATTGAAGGAATCGCTTTATTATTAGAACCTTCTCCCAAGTTTTATAATGACACACTCGATGAATCTGAAGAAACTTTCGGTTTTAAATTTATAGCTAAATACCTTATCAAGTATAAGTCTTTTATCACTCAATTGATCTTAGGGTTAATTGCAGGTAGTTTATTACAGCTTGTCACTCCTTTCCTCACTCAGAGTATTGTAGATGTAGGAATTAAAAATCAGGATATTCACTTTGTATATCTGGTGCTTTTTGCCATGCTTTCCTTATTTATAGGTAGAACACTGATTGATATCCTGAGAAGCTGGATTTTATTGCATCTCAGTACACGCATTAACATCTCCCTGATTTCCGATTTTTTTATCAAACTAATGAGTCTTCCGATTTCTTATTTTGATGTAAAAATGACCGGAGACTTACTACAACGGATTAACGATCACAAACGTATAGAACGAATTCTAACCATGTCGTCCTTAAGCGTACTTTTCTCTCTTGTCAATCTGATTGTCTTTAGCATTGTTCTTATTTTTTACAGTCTATCAATTTTTGGTGTTTTTGCT contains:
- a CDS encoding BadF/BadG/BcrA/BcrD ATPase family protein, coding for MILLADGGSTKCDWILLDDEGEIVFKTRTEGLNPAVFDKTVLEARIRNNKELMAHKDTVKNVHFYGAGCGTETAIALLNEVFRDFFTVATVDIKEDIVAAVYAATTDPGIVCILGTGSNSCYYDGKDIHLPMESLGYIIMDEASGNYFGKRLIRDYYYNRMPKAVATAFENRFDLSTNTVKNNLYKEANPNAYLASFAEFIFTSERNDYFYTIVKEGIEDFVQSHVLCFDKVKEVPVHFIGSIAHFSEDIIKSVLTPHGITLGNIVRRPIDGIIAYYKNQVLN
- the gap gene encoding type I glyceraldehyde-3-phosphate dehydrogenase; its protein translation is MSKLKIGINGFGRIGRIAFRIASKREDVEIVAINDLLNVEHLAYLLQYDSIHGRFDGTVTVKNGDFLVNGKPIRVTAERNPEDIKWDEAGVDVVMDCTGIFTTLDKANAHLKAGAKKVVISAPSADAPMFVMGVNHQDVKPEDTIVSNASCTTNCLAPLAKVIDDNFGIEEGLMTTVHAATATQAVVDAPSKKDFRGGRSVLNNIIPSSTGAAKAVGKVIPKLNGKLTGMAFRVPTGDVSVVDLTVKTEKSVSYEELKSAIKKASENELKGVLAYTEEDVVSQDFVGESHTSTFDAKAGIALNDNFFKLVAWYDNEYGYSSKLVDLSVHVGNM
- the pfkA gene encoding 6-phosphofructokinase, producing the protein MTRKVKNIGVLTSGGDAPGMNAAIRSVVRSCTYYNLQCFGIHKGYEGLIEGDIRELNARSVRNIINKGGTFLKSARSQEFRTPEGRKKAYDNLVKYGIDGLVVIGGDGSFTGALKLSEEYGFPVVGIPGTIDNDINGTDYTIGYDTALNTVVDAIDKIRDTASSHNRLFLIEVMGRDAGDIALNAGIGAGAEEILIPEEDMGVDRLIESLKRSKKSGKTSSIIVVAEGDKSGKNIFELGEYVEEHLKGYEVRVSVLGHIQRGGAPSCYDRVLASKLGVGAVEALLAGKTEVMIGVVHKNITEVPLRTALEKKKYKHDKLIKVADITSI